The following proteins come from a genomic window of Streptomyces sp. NBC_00539:
- a CDS encoding histidine phosphatase family protein: protein MVLWRHGQTSWNLERRFQGSTDIELTETGVAQARRAARLLASMKPDAIVASDLRRASDTAAELAALTGLAVEHDEALRETYAGEWQGLTHEEILHKYGEQYAAWKRGEPVRRGGGELETEVADRAAPVVLRHVDLLPEGGTLVVVSHGGTIRTTIGRLLELDPSSWESLGGLTNCCWSVLGEGARGWRLMEHNAGTLPEPVLGDDD from the coding sequence ATCGTCCTTTGGCGGCACGGGCAGACCTCGTGGAACCTGGAGCGCCGCTTCCAGGGCTCCACGGACATAGAGCTGACCGAGACCGGTGTGGCGCAGGCGCGCCGCGCCGCCCGGCTGCTCGCCTCGATGAAGCCGGACGCCATCGTCGCCTCGGACCTGCGGCGCGCCTCCGACACGGCCGCCGAGCTGGCCGCGCTCACCGGCCTCGCGGTGGAGCACGACGAGGCGCTGCGCGAGACGTACGCGGGCGAGTGGCAGGGGCTCACGCACGAGGAGATCCTCCACAAGTACGGCGAGCAGTACGCGGCGTGGAAGCGCGGCGAGCCCGTACGGCGCGGTGGCGGCGAGCTGGAGACCGAGGTCGCCGACCGGGCCGCGCCGGTGGTCCTGCGTCACGTCGACCTGCTGCCCGAGGGCGGCACGCTGGTGGTGGTCAGCCACGGCGGGACGATCCGTACGACCATCGGCCGTCTGCTGGAGCTGGACCCGTCCTCCTGGGAGAGCCTCGGCGGGCTCACCAACTGCTGCTGGTCCGTCCTCGGCGAGGGCGCGCGCGGCTGGCGCCTCATGGAGCACAACGCCGGCACGCTGCCGGAGCCGGTGCTCGGCGACGACGACTGA
- a CDS encoding DegV family protein, which yields MSRHVAIVTDSTAYLPPPAMARHRITAVPLTVVLGDEALEEGTEISARSLALALQKRRSVTTSRPSPDDFARAYRAAADAGAAGIVSLHLSAEFSGTWDAAVVAAKTAPVPVRVVDTGMVAMALGFCALAAAEVVETGGSVDEAVAAAEKRAADMSAYFYVDTLDYLRRGGRIGAAQALLGSALAVKPLLTLDGGRIEMLEKVRTASKAIARLEELAVERAGSGSVDIAVHHLAAPERADKLAQRLRERVPGLVELHVSEVGAVIGAHTGPGLLAAVVSPR from the coding sequence ATGTCCCGCCATGTCGCGATCGTCACCGATTCCACGGCCTACCTGCCCCCACCGGCGATGGCGCGGCATCGGATCACCGCTGTCCCCCTGACCGTGGTGCTCGGCGACGAGGCGCTCGAAGAAGGCACCGAAATCTCGGCCCGCAGCCTCGCCCTCGCCCTGCAGAAGCGCCGCTCGGTCACCACCTCCCGCCCCAGCCCGGACGACTTCGCACGGGCCTACCGGGCCGCCGCCGACGCCGGCGCGGCTGGCATCGTCAGCCTCCACCTCTCTGCCGAGTTCTCCGGCACCTGGGACGCGGCCGTGGTCGCCGCCAAGACCGCCCCCGTCCCGGTCCGGGTCGTGGACACCGGCATGGTGGCCATGGCCCTCGGCTTCTGCGCGCTCGCCGCCGCCGAGGTGGTGGAGACCGGTGGTTCGGTGGACGAGGCCGTGGCCGCCGCGGAGAAGAGGGCCGCCGACATGTCGGCGTACTTCTACGTCGACACCCTCGACTACCTCCGACGCGGAGGCCGCATCGGGGCCGCGCAGGCCCTCCTCGGCTCGGCGCTCGCCGTCAAGCCGCTGCTCACGCTGGACGGCGGTCGGATCGAGATGCTGGAGAAGGTGCGGACGGCGTCCAAGGCCATCGCCCGCCTCGAAGAACTCGCCGTCGAACGCGCCGGCTCGGGCAGTGTCGACATCGCGGTGCACCACCTCGCGGCGCCGGAGCGGGCCGACAAGCTTGCGCAACGGCTCCGGGAGCGGGTCCCCGGGCTGGTCGAGCTGCACGTCAGCGAGGTCGGCGCGGTCATCGGCGCACACACCGGGCCGGGTCTGCTGGCGGCCGTCGTCTCGCCACGCTGA
- a CDS encoding helix-hairpin-helix domain-containing protein: MTLRTRTSSPSRAGGTSGPGRPRRSDGRLRDRRRQPYPDPATVRRRAEAILTAPPPEPPPDPLSDPPPGVRVRVPDAVAGPEPVVGAEAAPPDGRGSRWLAVRERLPVWVQARCGVEPRTVAALAVVLVAGVGFAAQQYWSARPGPVTAPAVVAPASVPAPAPGPSAPAPTGGNRAVVDVSGKVREPGVRTLPAGARVEDALAAAGGVRPGTDMTGLNRARVLVDGEQVVVGAPAQPPAGGGGPGSGSGSGGGPLSLGSATVAQLDGLPGVGPVLAQHIVDFRTARGGFRSVEELRQVNGIGERRFSDLRKLVRP; encoded by the coding sequence ATGACTCTGCGCACGCGTACTTCGTCCCCTTCCCGAGCCGGCGGCACCAGTGGCCCCGGTCGTCCGCGCCGGTCCGACGGACGGCTGCGTGACCGCCGGCGGCAGCCGTACCCCGATCCCGCGACCGTGCGGCGCCGGGCCGAGGCCATCCTCACGGCACCGCCGCCCGAGCCGCCGCCCGACCCCCTGTCCGACCCGCCGCCCGGGGTCCGCGTTCGCGTCCCCGACGCCGTGGCCGGCCCCGAGCCGGTGGTCGGGGCCGAAGCGGCCCCGCCGGACGGCCGGGGCTCGCGGTGGCTCGCAGTGCGGGAGCGGCTGCCGGTCTGGGTCCAGGCGCGGTGCGGGGTGGAGCCGCGGACGGTGGCGGCGCTCGCGGTGGTGCTGGTTGCGGGGGTGGGTTTCGCCGCCCAGCAGTACTGGTCGGCGCGGCCGGGGCCGGTGACCGCGCCGGCGGTGGTCGCCCCTGCTTCGGTACCCGCCCCGGCCCCGGGGCCGTCGGCCCCGGCCCCCACGGGAGGCAACCGGGCCGTGGTGGACGTCAGTGGCAAGGTCCGGGAGCCGGGGGTGCGGACGCTGCCCGCCGGAGCGCGGGTGGAGGACGCCCTGGCCGCCGCCGGGGGAGTGCGGCCGGGCACCGACATGACCGGGCTGAACCGGGCCCGGGTGCTGGTGGACGGCGAACAGGTGGTGGTGGGCGCACCCGCGCAGCCCCCGGCGGGGGGTGGCGGCCCGGGTTCCGGGTCCGGGTCCGGTGGCGGCCCGCTGAGCCTGGGCAGCGCCACCGTCGCGCAGCTCGACGGGCTGCCCGGGGTGGGTCCGGTGCTCGCGCAGCACATCGTCGACTTCCGGACCGCGCGGGGCGGGTTCCGTTCCGTGGAGGAACTCCGGCAGGTCAACGGCATCGGCGAACGCCGGTTCTCCGACCTGCGCAAGCTGGTGCGGCCGTGA
- the holA gene encoding DNA polymerase III subunit delta has product MATRKNPTDDPLAPLTLAVGQEDLLLDRAVREVVTAARAADADTDVRDLASEQLQPGTLAELTSPSLFSERKVLIVRNAQDLSADAVKEVKAYLAAPYEEIVLVLLHAGGVKGKGLLDAARKAGAREVACPKMTKAADRLSFVRGEFRTLGRSATPEACQSLVDAIGSDLRELASAAAQLCADVEGTIDEAVVGRYYTGRAEASSFTVADRAVEGRAAEALEALRWSLSTGVAPVLITSALAQAVRAIGKLASAPRGARPGDLARDLGMPPWKIDRVRQQMRGWSADGVSEALRAVALADAGVKGGGDDPEYALEKAVVAVSRAARPHQR; this is encoded by the coding sequence ATGGCCACCAGGAAGAACCCCACCGACGATCCGCTCGCCCCGCTCACCCTCGCGGTGGGGCAGGAGGACCTGCTGCTCGACCGCGCCGTACGGGAAGTGGTGACGGCGGCGCGTGCCGCCGACGCCGACACGGACGTGCGCGACCTCGCCTCCGAGCAACTCCAGCCCGGCACGCTGGCCGAGCTGACCAGTCCCTCGCTGTTCTCCGAGCGCAAGGTCCTGATCGTGCGCAACGCGCAGGACCTGTCCGCCGATGCGGTGAAGGAGGTCAAGGCGTACCTCGCGGCGCCCTACGAGGAGATCGTCCTCGTGCTCCTGCACGCCGGTGGCGTCAAGGGCAAGGGCCTGCTGGACGCGGCGCGCAAGGCCGGGGCCCGGGAGGTCGCCTGCCCGAAGATGACGAAGGCCGCGGACCGGCTGTCGTTCGTGCGGGGGGAGTTCCGCACGCTGGGGCGTTCGGCCACCCCCGAGGCGTGCCAGAGCCTGGTCGATGCGATCGGCAGCGACCTGCGGGAGCTCGCGAGCGCGGCGGCGCAGCTGTGCGCGGACGTCGAGGGGACCATCGACGAGGCCGTGGTCGGGCGGTACTACACGGGCCGGGCGGAAGCCTCCAGCTTCACCGTCGCGGACCGGGCGGTCGAAGGGCGGGCGGCGGAGGCCCTCGAAGCCCTGCGCTGGTCACTGTCCACCGGTGTGGCGCCGGTGCTGATCACCAGTGCCCTGGCCCAGGCCGTACGGGCCATCGGGAAACTGGCCTCGGCCCCGCGCGGAGCCCGCCCGGGCGACCTCGCGCGGGACCTGGGCATGCCGCCGTGGAAGATCGACCGGGTCCGGCAGCAGATGCGGGGCTGGTCGGCGGACGGCGTCTCGGAGGCGTTGCGCGCGGTGGCGCTGGCCGACGCGGGAGTGAAGGGCGGCGGCGACGATCCGGAGTACGCCCTGGAGAAGGCGGTAGTGGCGGTCTCCCGCGCAGCCCGCCCCCACCAGCGCTAG
- the rsfS gene encoding ribosome silencing factor produces the protein MTATDRSIELITAAAQAAADRLAHDIIAYDVSDVLSITDAFLLASAPNDRQVKSIVDEIEERLLKELGAKPVRREGDRDARWILLDYVDIVVHVQHSEERVFYALERLWKDCPEIELPEDAKLTIGKAEEHAKLREAQGDDELDGDLF, from the coding sequence GTGACCGCCACGGACCGCTCCATCGAGCTCATCACCGCCGCCGCCCAGGCCGCGGCCGACCGGCTCGCGCACGACATCATCGCGTACGACGTCAGCGACGTGCTGTCGATCACCGACGCCTTCCTCCTCGCCTCCGCGCCCAACGACCGCCAGGTCAAGTCGATCGTGGACGAGATCGAAGAGCGCCTGCTCAAGGAACTCGGCGCCAAGCCGGTGCGCCGCGAGGGCGACCGCGACGCCCGCTGGATCCTGCTCGACTACGTCGACATCGTCGTGCACGTCCAGCACAGCGAGGAGCGGGTCTTCTACGCGCTGGAGCGCCTGTGGAAGGACTGCCCCGAGATCGAGCTCCCCGAGGACGCCAAGCTCACCATCGGCAAGGCCGAGGAGCACGCGAAGCTGCGCGAGGCGCAGGGCGACGACGAACTGGACGGTGATCTGTTCTGA
- a CDS encoding LCP family protein, with product MNDRQDPYDPYAAQEQQLIGYDPYGRPVYGPAPAQAPAPAYEQPYGYDHQGYAPQQPYPQQQQPAQDHGTQGGAYGQEQYAPGPGYGYDTQQAQQWIPQQHAPQEQAPGQQAPRQQPAPDPRPAPQVPQPRRAAPGPGTEPEAGRDYRTEMFAFIDQPDEESEDVIDWLAFTESRTERREEARRRGRNRTVALIVVLALIVVGGAGYLWYAGKLPFLDGPGGQKKPAAATGAQKRDMIVVHVLNTKKGGSSTLLLVDNVTTKQGATVLLPNTLNVPKEDGTGQPLSKSVEDGGIGTRESLDSVLGTRIGGTWRLDTPFLERLVELVGGIEVDTDTAVPADDQAKTPAVSQGAKQSLTGAMAVAYATHRAQGEPETKQLERLGKVLYAVLRKIPADPKAAAVTVESMGQILDPALNAQNLGALLSRIGEHAKVGAYRTEVLPVKPDGGLGDDAGKKAVDEILGGSAAAVPGAAPRIGLKDATGDEKAQLAAKAALLNGGYTLVEGGKADKSAALSQITYRDEAQRAKAVEVAKTLGLPETAVKKAESAVNADVVVVLGKDYKAS from the coding sequence GTGAACGACCGCCAGGATCCGTACGACCCGTACGCCGCCCAGGAGCAGCAGCTCATCGGCTACGACCCGTACGGCCGGCCGGTGTACGGCCCTGCGCCCGCCCAGGCCCCCGCCCCCGCGTACGAGCAGCCGTACGGCTACGACCACCAGGGCTACGCCCCCCAGCAGCCCTACCCGCAGCAGCAGCAGCCCGCCCAGGACCACGGCACTCAGGGCGGGGCGTACGGCCAGGAGCAGTACGCGCCCGGCCCCGGCTACGGGTACGACACCCAGCAGGCCCAGCAGTGGATCCCGCAGCAGCATGCCCCGCAGGAGCAGGCTCCCGGGCAGCAGGCGCCCCGGCAGCAGCCCGCCCCGGACCCCCGGCCGGCCCCCCAGGTCCCCCAGCCGCGCCGGGCCGCCCCCGGACCCGGGACCGAGCCCGAAGCCGGCCGGGACTACCGCACCGAGATGTTCGCCTTCATCGACCAGCCGGACGAGGAGTCCGAGGACGTCATCGACTGGCTCGCCTTCACCGAGAGCCGCACCGAACGCCGCGAGGAGGCCCGCCGCCGGGGCCGCAACCGGACCGTCGCGCTGATCGTCGTCCTCGCCTTGATCGTCGTCGGCGGCGCCGGCTACCTCTGGTACGCGGGCAAGCTCCCCTTCCTCGACGGGCCCGGTGGTCAGAAGAAGCCCGCGGCCGCGACCGGGGCACAGAAGCGGGACATGATCGTCGTCCACGTGCTCAACACGAAGAAGGGCGGCTCCTCCACGCTGCTGCTCGTCGACAACGTGACCACGAAGCAGGGCGCCACCGTCCTGCTGCCGAACACCCTGAACGTCCCCAAGGAGGACGGCACCGGCCAGCCGCTGTCCAAGTCGGTCGAGGACGGCGGCATCGGCACCCGCGAGTCCCTCGACTCGGTCCTCGGCACCCGCATCGGCGGCACCTGGCGCCTGGACACCCCCTTCCTGGAGCGGCTCGTCGAGCTGGTCGGCGGCATCGAGGTCGATACCGACACCGCCGTCCCGGCCGACGACCAGGCGAAGACCCCGGCCGTGTCCCAGGGCGCCAAGCAGAGCCTGACCGGTGCGATGGCCGTCGCCTACGCCACCCACCGCGCCCAGGGCGAGCCGGAGACCAAGCAGCTGGAGCGGCTCGGCAAGGTGCTGTACGCCGTCCTGCGCAAGATCCCCGCCGACCCGAAGGCGGCGGCGGTGACCGTCGAGAGCATGGGCCAGATCCTGGACCCGGCGCTGAACGCGCAGAACCTGGGCGCGCTGCTGTCGCGGATCGGGGAGCACGCCAAGGTGGGCGCCTACCGCACCGAGGTGCTCCCGGTGAAGCCGGACGGCGGCCTCGGCGACGACGCCGGCAAGAAGGCCGTCGACGAGATCCTCGGCGGCTCCGCCGCGGCGGTCCCCGGCGCCGCTCCCCGGATCGGCCTCAAGGACGCCACCGGAGACGAGAAGGCGCAGCTCGCGGCGAAGGCGGCGCTGCTGAACGGCGGCTACACGCTCGTCGAGGGCGGCAAGGCCGACAAGAGCGCGGCGCTCTCGCAGATCACCTACCGGGACGAGGCGCAGCGGGCCAAGGCGGTCGAGGTGGCCAAGACGCTGGGGCTGCCGGAGACGGCCGTCAAGAAGGCCGAGAGCGCGGTGAACGCGGACGTCGTGGTGGTCCTGGGCAAGGACTACAAGGCGTCCTGA
- a CDS encoding YceI family protein, whose product MFGRRRGTDTGGSAASHTAATLTLPPTARLLSCRVLDTVHQPVRQAKFEVTDPIGRRVVSGETDPYGGFNAAVPEGEYRLSVTAEGYAPFHGATLVGDPAQHGTAEIVLDAVEPPLLPAPGHWELDPTHSSIGFTARHIGFARIHGRFTTFAGAVRIAERMEDSSMRVIIDAGSIDTGLRMRDDHLRSADFLDAARHPTVEFYSERFIHRSGSRWAVAGALTLHGVSRSVTLDTQYLGHGTGLQGEPRAACRATAALNREDFALNWQSLLAHGVAAIGASVEVELDVQIVHKA is encoded by the coding sequence ATGTTCGGACGCCGACGGGGGACGGATACGGGCGGCAGCGCCGCGTCCCATACGGCCGCGACGCTGACGTTGCCGCCAACGGCCCGGTTGCTCAGCTGCCGGGTGCTCGACACGGTCCACCAGCCGGTCCGCCAAGCGAAGTTCGAAGTCACCGACCCGATAGGCCGCCGGGTCGTCAGCGGGGAGACCGACCCGTACGGCGGGTTCAACGCAGCCGTGCCGGAGGGGGAGTACCGGCTCTCCGTCACCGCCGAGGGCTACGCGCCCTTCCACGGGGCGACGCTGGTCGGCGACCCGGCGCAGCACGGCACCGCGGAGATCGTCCTCGACGCGGTGGAGCCGCCGCTGCTGCCCGCGCCCGGACACTGGGAACTCGACCCGACCCACTCCTCGATCGGCTTCACCGCACGGCACATCGGCTTCGCCCGGATCCACGGACGGTTCACCACGTTCGCCGGAGCGGTACGGATAGCCGAGCGGATGGAGGACTCCTCCATGCGCGTGATCATCGACGCGGGCAGCATCGACACCGGGCTGCGGATGCGGGACGACCACCTGCGCTCCGCCGACTTCCTGGACGCGGCGCGCCATCCCACGGTCGAGTTCTACAGCGAGCGTTTCATCCACCGCAGTGGCAGCCGCTGGGCCGTCGCGGGCGCACTGACCCTCCACGGCGTCAGCCGCTCCGTGACCCTGGACACCCAGTACCTGGGCCACGGCACGGGCCTCCAGGGCGAACCCCGGGCCGCTTGCCGGGCGACTGCCGCACTGAACCGCGAGGACTTCGCGCTCAACTGGCAGTCACTGCTGGCCCACGGGGTCGCGGCGATCGGTGCGAGCGTCGAGGTCGAGCTGGACGTCCAGATCGTCCACAAGGCCTGA
- the rpsT gene encoding 30S ribosomal protein S20, producing the protein MANIKSQIKRNKTNEKARLRNKAVKSSLKTAIRKAREAVAAGDVEKATVASRAAARALDKAVSKGVIHKNAAANKKSALATKVATLQG; encoded by the coding sequence GTGGCGAACATCAAGTCCCAGATCAAGCGGAACAAGACGAACGAGAAGGCGCGCCTGCGCAACAAGGCCGTCAAGTCTTCGCTCAAGACCGCGATCCGCAAGGCCCGTGAGGCCGTGGCCGCCGGTGACGTCGAGAAGGCCACCGTGGCTTCCCGCGCCGCCGCGCGTGCGCTCGACAAGGCTGTCTCGAAGGGTGTCATCCACAAGAACGCCGCCGCCAACAAGAAGTCGGCGCTGGCCACCAAGGTTGCCACCCTCCAGGGCTGA
- the leuS gene encoding leucine--tRNA ligase, which translates to MSETNTPAPEAAEAHRYTAAMAADIEARWQDVWDAEGTYEAPNPTGDLAGADSAKTAALVARPSKFIMDMFPYPSGAGLHVGHPLGYIATDVFARHQRMTGHNVLHTLGFDAFGLPAEQYAVQTGTHPRVSTEANIENMKVQLRRLGLGHDKRRSFATIDPDYYKWTQWIFLQIYNSWYDADAKKARPIAELVASFEDGSREVPGGRAWAELGAGERAGVLNEYRLAYASDAPVNWCPGLGTVLANEEVTADGRSERGNFPVFKAKLSQWNMRITAYADRLLDDLDALDWPEAIKLQQRNWIGRSEGARVDFPVGADAITVFTTRPDTLFGATYMVLAPEHELVEKIVQAAWPEGTHQVWTGGAATPREAVDAYRKQAAAKSDVERQAEAKDKTGVFTGAYATNPVSGAQVPVFIADYVLMGYGTGAIMAVPAHDSRDFEFARAFELPMRCVVEPSDDRDADPAEWDDAFSSYDGTIVNSTGEGISLDGLGVVEAKARITDWLAERGIGEGTVNFRLRDWLFSRQRYWGEPFPIVYDEDGVAHPLPESMLPLELPEVEDYSPRTFAPDDAASKPETPLSRNEDWVYVELDLGRGEGVKRYRRETNTMPNWAGSCWYELRYLDPHNDSALVDPAIEQYWMGPREGAPHGGVDLYVGGAEHAVLHLLYARFWSKVLFDLGHVSSAEPFHKLFNQGMIQAYAYTDARGVYVPAAEVEERDGGYFYQGEPVKREHGKMGKSLKNAVTPDEICEEYGADTLRLYEMAMGPLDVSRPWDTRAVVGQYRLLQRLWRNIVDEETGAVTVVDAEPAEDTLRALHKAIDGAGADLAGLRFNTAIAKITELNNFLTKAGRPLERSVAERLVLLVAPLAPHIAEELWHRLGHSDSVVHQDFPVADPAYVVDESVTCVVQVKGKVKARLEVPPTVSEGDLEQLALADEAVVAALGGAEIRKVIVRAPKLVNIVI; encoded by the coding sequence ATGAGCGAGACGAACACCCCGGCCCCCGAGGCGGCCGAGGCGCACCGCTACACGGCTGCCATGGCCGCCGACATCGAGGCACGCTGGCAGGACGTATGGGACGCGGAGGGCACCTACGAGGCTCCCAACCCGACCGGTGACCTGGCCGGGGCCGACTCCGCGAAGACGGCGGCGCTCGTCGCGCGGCCCAGCAAGTTCATCATGGACATGTTCCCGTACCCCTCGGGTGCGGGCCTGCACGTCGGTCACCCGCTCGGGTACATCGCCACGGACGTCTTCGCCCGCCACCAGCGGATGACCGGCCACAACGTCCTGCACACCCTGGGCTTCGACGCCTTCGGCCTGCCGGCCGAGCAGTACGCCGTACAGACCGGCACGCACCCGCGCGTGTCCACCGAGGCCAACATCGAGAACATGAAGGTCCAGCTGCGCCGGCTGGGTCTGGGCCACGACAAGCGCCGCTCGTTCGCGACGATCGACCCGGACTACTACAAGTGGACGCAGTGGATCTTCCTGCAGATCTACAACTCCTGGTACGACGCCGACGCGAAGAAGGCCCGCCCGATCGCCGAGCTGGTCGCCTCCTTCGAGGACGGCTCCCGCGAGGTCCCCGGAGGCCGTGCCTGGGCGGAGCTGGGTGCGGGTGAGCGGGCCGGCGTGCTGAACGAGTACCGGCTGGCCTACGCCTCGGACGCGCCCGTGAACTGGTGCCCGGGACTGGGCACCGTACTGGCCAACGAGGAGGTCACCGCCGACGGCCGGTCCGAGCGCGGCAACTTCCCCGTCTTCAAGGCGAAGCTGAGCCAGTGGAACATGCGGATCACGGCCTACGCCGACCGCCTGCTGGACGACCTGGACGCGCTGGACTGGCCCGAGGCCATCAAGCTCCAGCAGCGCAACTGGATCGGTCGCAGCGAAGGCGCCCGCGTGGACTTCCCCGTCGGCGCCGACGCGATCACCGTCTTCACCACCCGTCCCGACACCCTGTTCGGTGCCACCTACATGGTGCTGGCGCCCGAGCACGAGCTGGTCGAGAAGATCGTCCAGGCCGCCTGGCCCGAGGGCACCCACCAGGTGTGGACCGGCGGCGCCGCGACCCCCCGCGAAGCGGTGGACGCGTACCGCAAGCAGGCCGCGGCCAAGTCGGACGTCGAGCGGCAGGCCGAGGCCAAGGACAAGACCGGCGTCTTCACCGGCGCGTACGCCACCAACCCGGTCAGCGGCGCCCAGGTCCCCGTCTTCATCGCCGACTACGTCCTGATGGGCTACGGCACCGGCGCGATCATGGCCGTCCCGGCGCACGACAGCCGCGACTTCGAGTTCGCCCGCGCCTTCGAACTGCCGATGCGCTGCGTGGTGGAGCCCTCCGACGACCGCGACGCCGACCCGGCGGAGTGGGACGACGCGTTCTCCTCCTACGACGGCACGATCGTCAACTCCACCGGCGAGGGCATCTCGCTGGACGGCCTGGGCGTCGTCGAGGCGAAGGCCCGCATCACCGACTGGCTGGCCGAGCGCGGCATCGGTGAAGGCACCGTCAACTTCCGTCTGCGCGACTGGCTGTTCAGCCGCCAGCGCTACTGGGGCGAGCCGTTCCCGATCGTCTACGACGAGGACGGCGTCGCGCACCCGCTGCCCGAGTCGATGCTGCCGCTGGAGCTGCCGGAGGTCGAGGACTACTCGCCGCGCACCTTCGCGCCCGACGACGCCGCCTCGAAGCCCGAGACCCCCCTGTCGCGCAACGAGGACTGGGTCTACGTGGAGCTGGACCTGGGCCGGGGCGAGGGCGTCAAGCGCTACCGCCGCGAGACCAACACCATGCCCAACTGGGCCGGCTCCTGCTGGTACGAGCTGCGCTACCTGGACCCGCACAACGACTCGGCGCTGGTCGACCCGGCGATCGAGCAGTACTGGATGGGCCCGCGCGAAGGCGCCCCGCACGGCGGCGTCGACCTGTACGTGGGCGGCGCCGAGCACGCGGTGCTGCACCTGCTGTACGCGCGCTTCTGGTCCAAGGTGCTGTTCGACTTGGGTCACGTCTCCTCCGCCGAGCCGTTCCACAAGCTGTTCAACCAGGGCATGATCCAGGCCTACGCCTACACCGACGCGCGCGGCGTGTACGTGCCCGCGGCCGAGGTCGAGGAGCGCGACGGCGGCTACTTCTACCAGGGCGAGCCGGTCAAGCGCGAGCACGGCAAGATGGGCAAGTCCCTCAAGAACGCCGTCACGCCGGACGAGATCTGCGAGGAGTACGGCGCCGACACGCTGCGCCTGTACGAGATGGCGATGGGCCCGCTGGACGTGTCGCGCCCGTGGGACACGCGGGCCGTGGTCGGCCAGTACCGGCTGCTCCAGCGCCTGTGGCGCAACATCGTGGACGAGGAGACGGGCGCGGTGACGGTCGTCGACGCCGAGCCCGCCGAGGACACCCTGCGCGCGCTGCACAAGGCCATCGACGGGGCCGGCGCGGACCTGGCGGGGCTGCGCTTCAACACCGCCATCGCGAAGATCACCGAGCTGAACAACTTCCTGACGAAGGCCGGCCGGCCGCTGGAGCGCTCGGTCGCCGAGCGGCTGGTGCTGCTCGTCGCCCCGCTGGCTCCGCACATCGCGGAGGAGCTGTGGCACCGGCTGGGGCACAGCGACTCGGTGGTCCACCAGGACTTCCCCGTCGCGGACCCGGCGTACGTGGTGGACGAGAGCGTGACGTGCGTCGTCCAGGTCAAGGGCAAGGTCAAGGCGCGCCTGGAAGTGCCGCCCACGGTCTCCGAGGGCGACCTGGAGCAGCTGGCGCTGGCCGACGAGGCGGTCGTGGCGGCGCTGGGCGGTGCGGAGATCCGCAAGGTGATCGTGCGCGCGCCGAAGCTCGTGAACATCGTCATCTGA